A DNA window from Ipomoea triloba cultivar NCNSP0323 chromosome 10, ASM357664v1 contains the following coding sequences:
- the LOC116032740 gene encoding protein NTM1-like 9: MSGVSMDALPLGFRFRPTDQELISHYLRRKINGRHSEVQVIPEVDVCKWEPWDLPSLSVIKTDDPEWFFFCPLDRKYPNGTRCNRATEAGYWKATGKDRAIKIRKSTGSDQSNIPLIGIKKTLVFYKGRAPKGERTNWIMHEYRATEPDLDGTHPGQGAFVLCRLFHKSDDKKCDEAEPSGSSPATNKSSPDDVSSNLFQEAALLDRQPEKANASSIVMLPVESRMSDAVEHSTEEIKNEAPVGVDMMFNESKHESDSCTDIGLHISSPFPDDFGNDHNGLDFQDGTCEQDVSLSELLGHFQGHENYSSEETTCQNNLSSERLILQDTLLEQTSPAPFQTQVPPNDPDSILHTDDTHTHTNPVGHASDVAGGSGLRIRTRKRQNRPTSGNIITRGTAPRRIHLSLEQEPISVSSANVAEAGSFGSEVHEVQSLVAEVQASPISFKTKASEESYGDNSATNHRTTVDGETVTKVWMPQLFNQASSEHNVSQVSAAKRILQMEQVTVSVSSGKAGIGHGRRAVIGEAHEGKECTSSTDEGEIPSSSTGSRETTQEHDTTARLLSKQGSNHHLSKIGFSFSSLVSPVLCGLSFSRLYAVSIYVIVAVSIFCVMIWKYPSKSVVQR, encoded by the exons ATGAGTGGGGTGTCGATGGACGCTTTGCCGTTGGGGTTCAGGTTCCGGCCGACGGACCAGGAGCTCATTTCTCATTACCTCCGCCGTAAGATCAATGGCCGCCATTCCGAGGTGCAGGTCATTCCTGAAGTCGACGTCTGCAAGTGGGAGCCCTGGGATTTACCGA GTTTGTCGGTTATAAAGACAGATGATCCAGAATGGTTCTTCTTTTGCCCGCTGGATAGGAAGTATCCTAATGGTACTAGGTGCAACAGAGCCACAGAAGCTGGTTACTGGAAGGCCACAGGCAAAGACAGGGCTATTAAGATTCGTAAGTCCACTGGTTCTGATCAGTCAAATATCCCATTAATTGGCATAAAGAAGACTCTGGTGTTCTACAAGGGTCGTGCTCCAAAAGGCGAACGTACAAATTGGATAATGCATGAATATCGTGCCACTGAACCAGACCTTGATGGCACTCACCCTGGCCAG GGAGCTTTTGTCCTTTGTCGCTTGTTCCATAAGtctgatgacaaaaaatgtgATGAAGCTGAGCCTAGTGGCTCATCCCCTGCTACAAATAAATCCTCTCCTGATGATGTATCATCGAATCTTTTCCAAGAAGCAGCACTTCTAGACAGGCAACCAGAAAAAGCTAATGCATCCTCTATTGTTATGTTGCCTGTTGAAAGCCGCATGTCAGATGCTGTAGAGCACTCAacagaagaaataaaaaatgag GCACCAGTGGGAGTAGACATGATGTTCAATGAATCTAAGCATGAGTCCGATAGTTGCACTGATATAGGTCTTCACATAAGTTCTCCATTTCCTGATGACTTTGGAAATGATCACAATGGGCTAGATTTTCAAGATGGAACATGTGAACAAGATGTTTCCCTGTCAGAGCTCCTGGGACACTTTCAGGGTCATGAAAACTACTCTTCAGAGGAGACAACATGCCAGAATAACTTGTCTTCTGAACGCTTGATTCTTCAGGACACACTATTG GAGCAAACATCTCCTGCACCCTTTCAGACTCAAGTGCCACCAAATGATCCAGACTCCATATTGCATACAGATGATACACACACCCATACAAATCCTGTTGGCCATGCAAGTGATGTTGCAGGCGGGTCTGGGTTAAGGATTCGGACACGTAAACGACAAAATAGACCGACTTCAGGAAACATTATCACCCGAGGCACTGCCCCAAGGAGAATTCATCTGTCGTTGGAACAGGAACCAATTTCTGTTAGTTCTGCTAATGTGGCTGAGGCAGGAAGTTTTGGCAGTGAAGTGCATGAAGTACAATCACTCGTGGCAGAG GTTCAAGCATCTCCCATATCCTTCAAAACTAAGGCATCAG AAGAATCATATGGGGATAATAGTGCCACCAACCACCGCACTACAGTAGATGGTGAAACTGTCACAAAGGTTTGGATGCCTCAGCTATTTAACCAAGCAAGCTCAGAGCACAATGTGAGCCAGGTAAGTGCTGCAAAGAGAATTTTGCAGATGGAACAAGTAACTGTGTCGGTTAGTTCTGGAAAAGCAGGCATAGGACATGGAAGAAGAGCTGTAATAGGGGAG GCCCATGAAGGCAAGGAATGCACTTCAAGTACTGATGAGGGTGAGATTCCCAGTTCAAGCACTGGGAGCAGGGAGACCACTCAAGAACATGATACAACAGCTCGCTTACTATCCAAACAGGGCAGTAATCACCACCTCTCAAAGATTGGGTTCTCTTTCTCATCACTTGTCTCACCTGTTCTCTGTGGGCTCAGCTTCTCAAGATTATATGCTGTCAGCATATATGTAATAGTAGccgtgtcaatattctgtgttaTGATCTGGAAGTACCCTAGCAAATCTGTAGTGCAAAGATAA
- the LOC116033329 gene encoding protein FAR1-RELATED SEQUENCE 3-like, with protein sequence MTKVGDKAGIELAKNLEFRKALNSAVWDETLTIEEFESKRQKVMEDYNLVNHRWFAQLYEACASWIPAYFNDIFMTGLLKTTSCSEAENSYFGSFTNNYCTLVEFFMQFNSAIEEQRYKQAKLSAECEGSFPETKTPLPIKHQATTLYTTNMFYEFQTELWEGSFNHHITARSNTRDEWTYTVLEKGGKPFEVTRHKDVEKTDCMCMKFTRLSIFCRHVLLVFKTEEMEEIPGQYIVTRWTRDTCTRPVHDIWWAKHNNIQAENEARSVANQLWNEFYTCMGLVNG encoded by the coding sequence ATGACAAAGGTGGGAGACAAGGCTGGGATTGAATTGGCCAAGAACCTGGAGTTTAGAAAGGCTCTTAACAGTGCAGTTTGGGATGAGACATTGACTATTGAAGAATTCGAAAGCAAACGGCAAAAGGTAATGGAAGATTACAACCTCGTTAATCATCGGTGGTTTGCACAGCTGTATGAGGCGTGTGCTTCATGGATACCCGCGTACTTCAACGACATATTTATGACAGGACTACTCAAAACAACCTCTTGTTCCGAAGCAGAAAATAGCTATTTTGGTAGCTTTACGAACAACTACTGCACCCTGGTTGAATTCTTCATGCAATTCAACAGCGCCATAGAGGAGCAACGATATAAACAAGCTAAATTGAGTGCGGAGTGTGAAGGATCCTTCCCTGAAACAAAAACGCCTTTACCCATTAAGCACCAAGCAACAACATTGTACACCACTAACATGTTCTACGAATTCCAAACAGAGCTTTGGGAAGGTAGCTTTAACCACCATATCACGGCTAGGAGTAACACACGTGACGAGTGGACATACACAGTGCTTGAAAAAGGAGGTAAACCGTTTGAGGTAACAAGACATAAAGATGTTGAGAAAACAGATTGCATGTGCATGAAATTCACCCGGTTGAGCATCTTTTGTAGACATGTGTTATTAGTTTTCAAGACAGAAGAAATGGAAGAAATACCAGGACAATATATTGTTACTCGATGGACAAGAGACACGTGTACAAGGCCAGTGCACGATATTTGGTGGGCAAAACATAACAACATCCAAGCAGAGAATGAGGCAAGATCCGTTGCCAATCAACTTTGGAATGAATTTTACACCTGCATGGGTCTAGTAAATGGTTGA